TTCAAAAAAAGGATTAAAGGTAATCTTAATCGAAAAATCAGAGTATCCGCGGCATAAGGTATGCGGAGAGTATATTTCTAATGAAGTCGTCCCCTATTTTCTTTGGCTTGATATAGATATTTTACAATCGAATCCCCAACAAATTTCGTCTTTTGAATTTACAACTCAAAATGGCAAAATTGCCCAAACAAAACTTCCTCTTGGCGGATTTGGTATTAGCCGATACAGGCTGGATACTATTTTATATGAAAAAGCAGTATCAAATGGATGCATTATTGTAAAAGAAACAGTTACAGGTATTTCTTTTGAAAATGATGAATTTTCAGTTACAACTTCCAGTAAAATCTTCCATTGCAAATTAGTATTAGGTGCGTTTGGAAAACGTTCTAATGTTGATCAGTTCTTAGGGCGGGATTTTATAAGTAAAAAATCCCCTTGGCTTGCAGTGAAGGCTCATTATTCAGGCATCAGTCCTAACAATCAGGTAGCACTTCATAATTTTAATGGAGGTTACTGTGGTGTTTCAAAGGTGGAAAATGACATTATAAATATCTGCTATCTTGCAGATTATACTTCTTTTAAAAAATATAAAAACATAGAAGAGTATCAAAAAAACGTCCTTTATAAAAACAAACAGCTTAAATCTGTTTTTGAAAACAGTACACTCTTGTTTGATAAGCCTCTCACTATCAGCCAGATTTCTTTTGATAAAAAACGGCCAGTAGAAGACCATGTTTTGATGATTGGCGATGCTGCCGGGCTTATCCATCCAATGTGCGGTAATGGTATGGCGATGGCGATACACAGTGCAAAAATAGCATCAGAATTAATATTTGAATATCATACAGGAACAATAACTTCAAGAGCTATTTTAGAAAAAAAATATGCAGTACAATGGCAGAAAAATTTTGGAAGAAGATTAGCAATGGGAAGGATTTTGGCAAGTGTCTTAACCAATAAAACAATAACAAACATATTTGTGTCGGTCGTTGCCTCAATGCCAGCATTATTATCCCAAATAATCAAACAGACACATGGTAAACCAATAGCAGTTAAATGGCAATAAACACAAAGTACAGAACACAGGAAGCCGAAATAATGGACGATTTTTCACTTCAGGGAAGAGAACTCCGTGCTGCTCTTGATCAGATTGCCCGTATTAATCAATTGCTTGGAGGCAATCAGGTTACACTTCACGGAATAAAAAAAATAATAAAAAAAGTTAATGTTTCCCAGACAATCGTAATTGCTGATGTAGGCTGCGGTAACGGTGATATGCTGAGAATGCTGGCCGATTATGGATTAAAAAACAATCTTAAATTTAAGCTCATCGGGATTGATGCCAATGCTTTTACTGTAAATTATGCCCAAACATTATCTAATGATTACTCCAATATTGAGTATTTGTGTCTGGACATTTTTAGCGATGAATTTTCTACAATTAACTATGATATTGTGTTATGCACCCTCACGCTGCACCATTTTACGAATGAACAAATATTAAATATAATTACTACCTTTAATAATAACGCAGGCATTGGTATTGTTATCAATGATTTGCATCGCAGTAAACTGGCTTACAGGCTTTTTAAATTGATTTGTATCGTTTTTAGTCTGGGTAAAATGTCGCGTGAAGATGGTCTGATATCTATTTTAAGAGGATTTCGAAAAAATGAACTGGAAGAGTTTTCAAAAAAACTGAATTTAAAAAACTATACTATAAATTGGAAATGGGCTTTCCGCTACCAATGGATAATTACAAAAATATGAGTGTCAAAATAATAACTGTTGTTAAACAACTCCCGCAATATTCAAGAACAACAGAAGAAATACTTCCGCTTTTGGATGGCTGGCTGACGGGTCAGGAAGAACGTTTTATAAAAAAAGTAAAAAAAATATTTGAAGGTGCTGCGGTAAGCAAACGGTATTCAATAATGGATCCGCTGGAGGTTTTTACAGCTACCTCTTTTGAGGATAAAAATGATATTTACAGTCGGGAAATGATTGTTTTGGGCGAAAAAGTTTTAGAAAAAGCGCTCGCTAAGGCAAGCTGGGATCCGAAAAGTGTTGACTATATTATAACTGTAAGCTGCACTGGTATCATGATTCCTTCTTTAGATGCGTATCTGATCAATAAGATGAATCTCAGGCAGGACATCGTGCGTTTACCTGTTACAGAAATGGGTTGTGCTGCAGGAATTTCTGGTATTATATATGCCAAAAACTT
The Flavobacterium flavigenum genome window above contains:
- a CDS encoding methyltransferase domain-containing protein, which encodes MAINTKYRTQEAEIMDDFSLQGRELRAALDQIARINQLLGGNQVTLHGIKKIIKKVNVSQTIVIADVGCGNGDMLRMLADYGLKNNLKFKLIGIDANAFTVNYAQTLSNDYSNIEYLCLDIFSDEFSTINYDIVLCTLTLHHFTNEQILNIITTFNNNAGIGIVINDLHRSKLAYRLFKLICIVFSLGKMSREDGLISILRGFRKNELEEFSKKLNLKNYTINWKWAFRYQWIITKI
- a CDS encoding NAD(P)/FAD-dependent oxidoreductase produces the protein MKTKPDVIIIGGGLAGLTAAIHLSKKGLKVILIEKSEYPRHKVCGEYISNEVVPYFLWLDIDILQSNPQQISSFEFTTQNGKIAQTKLPLGGFGISRYRLDTILYEKAVSNGCIIVKETVTGISFENDEFSVTTSSKIFHCKLVLGAFGKRSNVDQFLGRDFISKKSPWLAVKAHYSGISPNNQVALHNFNGGYCGVSKVENDIINICYLADYTSFKKYKNIEEYQKNVLYKNKQLKSVFENSTLLFDKPLTISQISFDKKRPVEDHVLMIGDAAGLIHPMCGNGMAMAIHSAKIASELIFEYHTGTITSRAILEKKYAVQWQKNFGRRLAMGRILASVLTNKTITNIFVSVVASMPALLSQIIKQTHGKPIAVKWQ